One genomic window of Sporosarcina ureae includes the following:
- a CDS encoding GNAT family N-acetyltransferase, giving the protein MDFFVREMGEKDIVIVRDIAVESWRATYAAIIPREIQDDFLRVAYSDEMLKKRLGSSHMWVAETEGEVAGFVDFSPADETGRVELRAIYFYPDKQRKGMGTALLKRGMDELADSTEIIVEVEKENRIGLQFYEAKGFKVVKKFDEDFAGHPMKTVQMVLVI; this is encoded by the coding sequence ATGGATTTTTTTGTTCGCGAGATGGGGGAAAAGGATATTGTGATTGTGCGTGATATCGCGGTGGAAAGTTGGCGTGCTACGTATGCGGCGATTATTCCCCGGGAGATACAGGATGATTTTCTCCGGGTGGCGTATAGTGACGAGATGCTGAAGAAGCGTTTGGGTAGTTCACATATGTGGGTTGCGGAGACTGAAGGTGAAGTAGCTGGATTTGTGGATTTTTCCCCTGCAGATGAAACAGGCAGAGTGGAACTGCGCGCGATATATTTTTATCCCGACAAACAGCGCAAAGGTATGGGGACAGCGTTGTTAAAGAGAGGTATGGATGAGCTTGCGGACTCAACAGAAATTATAGTAGAGGTGGAGAAAGAAAATAGGATAGGACTGCAGTTTTATGAAGCGAAAGGATTTAAAGTGGTTAAAAAATTTGATGAGGATTTTGCTGGGCATCCAATGAAGACAGTTCAGATGGTGCTAGTGATTTGA
- a CDS encoding valine--tRNA ligase: protein MTDELTMPTKYDPQAVEKGRYEWWLEGKYFESDVKSEKEPYTIVIPPPNVTGKLHLGHAWDTTLQDMLIRMKRMQGYDALWLPGMDHAGIATQARVEEKLRADGKTRYDLGRENFVQETWKWKEEYASHIRAQWAKLGLALDYSQERFTLDEGLSKAVREVFVKLYEKKLIYRGEYIINWDPATKTAISDIEVIHKDVQGAFYHMRYPLADGTGSIEIATTRPETMLGDTAVAVHPDDERYQHLIGKMVKLPIVGREIPIVADDYVEMDFGSGAVKITPAHDPNDFEIGNRHNLPRVLVMNEDGTMNKLAGKYEGMDRFECRKQIVKDLQEMNVLFEIEDHMHSVGHSERSGAVVEPYLSTQWFVNMQPLAEQAIKLQKNEEEKVTFVPERFEKTYLGWMENVHDWCISRQLWWGHRIPAWYHNTTGEIYVGQEAPADEENWTQDNDVLDTWFSSALWPFSTMGWPDVDSETFKKYYPTDALVTGYDIIFFWVSRMIFQALEFTEERPFKDVLIHGLVRAEDGRKMSKSLGNGVDPMDVIEQYGADALRYFLATGSSPGQDLRYSTEKVEAIWNFANKIWNASRFALMNMDGMKYEEIDLSGKKSVADAWILTRLNETIESVTSLADRYEFGEMGRALYNFIWDDFCDWYIEMAKLPLYGEDEAAKKMTRSVLAHVLDQTMRLLHPLMPFITEEIWQNLPHEGESITVAKWPEVDTAIMDKSRASDMKLLMDIIKSVRNIRAEVNTPMSRKVDLYISAKDEKTVAVLEENRNYLERFCNPETLTIGVKVNAPGKTMSAVVTGAELYLPLEGLIDIEEELARLTKELGKWQGEVKRVQGKLSNERFTAKAPESVVEEERAKEKDYLEKYAAVERRIAELKEI, encoded by the coding sequence ATGACTGACGAATTGACGATGCCGACCAAATACGATCCGCAGGCAGTTGAAAAAGGACGTTATGAATGGTGGCTTGAAGGTAAGTATTTTGAATCGGATGTAAAAAGCGAAAAAGAACCGTATACAATTGTTATCCCACCACCGAACGTCACAGGGAAACTTCATTTGGGACACGCATGGGATACGACTTTACAAGATATGCTCATCCGCATGAAGCGTATGCAAGGCTATGACGCACTGTGGTTGCCGGGAATGGACCACGCTGGAATTGCAACACAAGCGAGAGTAGAGGAAAAACTTCGCGCTGATGGCAAAACGCGTTATGATCTTGGACGCGAAAACTTCGTGCAAGAAACATGGAAGTGGAAAGAAGAATACGCGAGCCATATCCGTGCTCAGTGGGCGAAGCTTGGTCTGGCCCTTGATTACTCACAAGAGCGCTTTACTTTGGATGAAGGATTGTCAAAAGCAGTACGTGAAGTATTCGTTAAGTTGTATGAGAAAAAGCTTATCTACCGCGGAGAGTATATCATCAACTGGGATCCTGCAACGAAGACAGCGATATCTGATATTGAAGTTATTCATAAAGATGTGCAAGGTGCATTCTATCATATGCGTTACCCATTGGCAGATGGCACAGGATCGATTGAAATAGCGACAACACGTCCCGAAACGATGCTCGGTGATACAGCTGTTGCAGTTCACCCCGATGACGAACGCTACCAGCATTTAATCGGAAAGATGGTCAAATTGCCAATCGTAGGACGCGAGATTCCGATCGTAGCGGATGACTACGTCGAAATGGATTTTGGAAGCGGTGCAGTGAAAATTACACCAGCACATGACCCGAATGACTTTGAAATAGGTAACCGTCACAACTTGCCACGCGTGCTCGTCATGAATGAAGACGGTACGATGAATAAATTAGCAGGCAAGTATGAAGGTATGGATCGTTTCGAATGCCGTAAGCAAATCGTCAAAGACCTACAAGAAATGAATGTGCTATTTGAAATTGAAGATCATATGCACTCTGTCGGACACTCGGAACGAAGTGGCGCAGTAGTGGAGCCGTATTTATCTACACAATGGTTCGTCAATATGCAGCCACTTGCTGAGCAAGCAATCAAACTGCAGAAAAACGAAGAAGAAAAAGTGACGTTTGTTCCTGAACGTTTCGAGAAAACTTACTTAGGATGGATGGAAAATGTCCATGACTGGTGTATTTCTCGTCAACTATGGTGGGGCCACCGAATTCCGGCTTGGTATCATAACACGACAGGTGAAATTTATGTGGGTCAAGAAGCTCCGGCTGATGAAGAAAACTGGACTCAGGACAATGATGTACTAGATACTTGGTTCTCATCTGCCTTATGGCCGTTTTCAACTATGGGCTGGCCAGACGTTGACAGCGAAACGTTCAAAAAATATTACCCAACAGATGCCCTTGTTACAGGATATGATATTATCTTCTTTTGGGTGTCCCGCATGATCTTCCAAGCCCTCGAATTCACGGAAGAGCGTCCATTCAAGGATGTCTTAATCCACGGATTAGTACGCGCGGAAGACGGGCGAAAAATGTCTAAATCTCTCGGCAACGGTGTAGATCCAATGGACGTAATTGAGCAGTATGGTGCAGATGCATTGCGTTACTTCTTGGCAACTGGTTCTTCACCAGGACAAGATCTACGTTACTCTACAGAAAAAGTAGAAGCAATCTGGAACTTTGCCAATAAAATTTGGAACGCTTCCCGTTTCGCATTAATGAATATGGATGGTATGAAGTATGAGGAAATTGATTTGTCAGGAAAGAAATCTGTTGCAGATGCATGGATTTTAACTCGTCTGAATGAAACAATTGAATCGGTAACTAGCTTGGCTGACCGGTATGAATTCGGTGAAATGGGCCGCGCGTTATATAACTTCATCTGGGATGACTTCTGTGACTGGTATATCGAAATGGCGAAATTGCCACTATACGGTGAAGACGAAGCGGCGAAAAAAATGACACGTTCGGTTCTTGCACATGTTCTGGATCAAACGATGCGTTTATTGCATCCATTGATGCCTTTCATTACAGAAGAGATTTGGCAGAACCTTCCGCATGAAGGGGAGTCCATCACAGTGGCGAAGTGGCCTGAAGTAGATACGGCAATCATGGACAAGTCTCGTGCTTCAGATATGAAATTATTGATGGATATCATCAAATCAGTACGCAATATCCGTGCAGAAGTAAATACACCGATGAGTCGTAAAGTCGATTTGTATATTTCAGCTAAAGACGAGAAGACAGTGGCGGTACTTGAAGAGAACCGTAACTATTTGGAGCGATTCTGTAATCCAGAGACGCTGACAATTGGTGTGAAGGTGAATGCGCCAGGTAAGACAATGTCAGCTGTCGTGACAGGTGCAGAGTTGTACTTACCACTTGAGGGATTGATTGATATTGAGGAAGAGTTGGCTCGTTTGACGAAAGAGCTTGGCAAGTGGCAAGGTGAAGTGAAGCGGGTTCAGGGCAAGTTGTCGAATGAACGATTTACTGCCAAAGCGCCTGAGTCGGTTGTTGAGGAAGAGCGTGCCAAAGAGAAGGATTATTTGGAGAAGTATGCGGCAGTTGAGCGTCGTATTGCTGAACTGAAGGAGATTTAA
- the hemL gene encoding glutamate-1-semialdehyde 2,1-aminomutase, giving the protein MGQKTYTKSEQAFKIAVDLMPGGVNSPVRAFKSVNMDPIFMESGKGAIIKDIDGNEYIDYVLSWGPLILGHTHPDVVSAIQKVAETGTSFGAPTLLENELAELVIDRVPSIEMVRMVSSGTEATMSALRLARGYTKRNKILKFEGCYHGHADSLLIKAGSGVATLGLPDSPGVPESIAQNTITVPYNDLESVKLAIKEYGDDLAAIIVEPVAGNMGVVGPDNGFLKGLRELTEENGSLLIFDEVMTGFRVGYKCAQGHFNIKPDLTCLGKVIGGGLPVGAYGGSREIMEHVAPAGTIYQAGTLSGNPLAMTAGIATLRKLTPKTYEHFIKLGDQLEEGFRAAAKANNIPHTVNRAGSMIGFFFTDQRVNNYDKAKTSDLELFAEYYRLMAEEGIFLPPSQFEGMFLSAAHTEEHIAKTVEAFHTVFAKLKR; this is encoded by the coding sequence ATGGGACAAAAAACATATACGAAATCTGAACAAGCGTTTAAAATAGCAGTTGATTTAATGCCAGGTGGCGTCAACTCACCAGTACGTGCATTCAAATCAGTTAATATGGATCCGATCTTCATGGAAAGTGGTAAAGGTGCGATCATTAAAGATATCGATGGCAATGAATATATTGATTATGTACTATCTTGGGGTCCTCTAATCCTTGGACACACACATCCTGACGTGGTATCTGCAATACAGAAAGTAGCTGAAACAGGCACAAGTTTTGGAGCACCTACTCTTCTGGAAAATGAATTGGCAGAGCTCGTAATCGACCGTGTACCATCCATCGAGATGGTGCGTATGGTGTCTTCTGGTACGGAAGCAACAATGAGTGCTCTTCGTTTAGCACGTGGCTATACGAAGCGTAATAAAATCCTTAAATTCGAAGGTTGCTATCACGGACATGCGGATTCCTTGCTAATTAAAGCAGGATCGGGTGTCGCTACATTAGGTTTACCTGATAGCCCGGGGGTGCCTGAATCGATTGCACAAAACACGATTACGGTGCCGTACAACGATCTTGAAAGTGTTAAATTGGCTATTAAAGAGTATGGAGACGATTTAGCTGCAATTATTGTAGAACCGGTTGCAGGAAATATGGGTGTTGTAGGACCAGATAACGGCTTCCTTAAAGGCTTACGTGAGTTGACAGAAGAAAATGGTTCTTTACTGATTTTTGATGAAGTAATGACTGGGTTCCGTGTAGGATATAAATGTGCACAAGGTCATTTCAATATTAAACCTGACCTTACATGTCTTGGTAAAGTAATCGGTGGCGGACTACCTGTAGGAGCGTATGGCGGTTCTCGCGAAATTATGGAGCATGTAGCGCCTGCGGGAACTATTTATCAGGCGGGTACATTGTCTGGTAACCCGTTAGCGATGACAGCAGGTATTGCGACGTTGAGAAAGTTGACACCGAAAACATACGAACACTTCATCAAGCTTGGTGATCAGTTGGAAGAAGGTTTCCGCGCAGCAGCGAAAGCTAATAATATTCCACATACCGTCAACCGTGCCGGTTCAATGATCGGGTTCTTCTTTACAGATCAACGTGTCAATAACTACGATAAAGCGAAAACATCCGATTTAGAATTGTTTGCAGAATATTACCGTCTGATGGCGGAAGAAGGTATTTTCTTACCACCTTCCCAATTTGAAGGTATGTTCTTGTCGGCAGCTCACACAGAAGAGCATATCGCGAAAACTGTGGAAGCATTCCATACGGTATTTGCGAAATTGAAACGATAA
- the hemB gene encoding porphobilinogen synthase, whose product MVRETEIKAADFIYPIFVTEGENVRNPIASMPGVDQFSIDLLLKETDEVVELGISSIILFGIPSEKDATGSEAYDDEGIIQRATRAVKERHPELVVVADTCLCEYTDHGHCGVIHDQDVDNDASLVLLAKTAVSQAKAGADIIAPSNMMDGFVAVIRQALDDAGFQNIPIMSYAVKYASAYYGPFREAAQSTPQFGDRKTYQMDPANRMEAMREAESDILEGADFLIVKPALSYLDIIRDVKNHVLLPVVAYNVSGEYAMVKAAALNGWVDEKKIVLETLTSMKRAGADIIMTYHAKDAARWLEEK is encoded by the coding sequence ATGGTAAGAGAGACAGAAATTAAAGCAGCGGATTTCATTTATCCTATCTTTGTTACAGAAGGCGAGAATGTGCGCAATCCAATCGCTTCTATGCCAGGAGTAGATCAGTTTTCTATTGATTTATTATTAAAAGAAACGGATGAAGTAGTCGAATTGGGAATTTCATCTATTATTTTATTCGGTATACCTTCCGAAAAGGACGCAACCGGTTCTGAAGCGTATGACGACGAAGGAATCATTCAGCGTGCAACACGCGCAGTGAAAGAACGTCACCCGGAATTAGTAGTAGTGGCAGATACTTGTCTATGCGAGTATACAGACCATGGTCACTGTGGCGTTATTCATGACCAGGATGTAGATAATGATGCCAGTCTTGTATTGCTTGCGAAGACAGCGGTTAGTCAAGCGAAAGCGGGGGCTGATATTATTGCGCCGTCGAATATGATGGACGGTTTTGTCGCTGTTATCCGTCAAGCGCTAGATGATGCAGGATTCCAAAACATTCCGATCATGTCGTATGCGGTTAAATATGCATCTGCTTATTACGGTCCATTCCGTGAAGCCGCACAATCCACACCGCAATTTGGCGATCGTAAAACGTATCAAATGGACCCGGCAAACCGTATGGAAGCTATGCGTGAAGCGGAGTCTGATATTCTTGAAGGCGCGGATTTCTTAATTGTTAAACCCGCATTGTCTTACCTCGATATCATTCGCGACGTAAAGAATCATGTGCTCTTGCCTGTCGTGGCGTATAACGTCAGTGGAGAATATGCAATGGTCAAAGCTGCTGCATTAAACGGCTGGGTAGACGAGAAGAAAATTGTATTAGAAACGTTAACAAGTATGAAGCGTGCAGGCGCAGATATCATCATGACATATCATGCAAAAGATGCTGCTCGCTGGTTGGAGGAGAAGTAA
- a CDS encoding uroporphyrinogen-III synthase: protein MRNALPLAGETVIFTGTPKSAEAAELVKKYGGIPVSIPLIEVGEIQKKADQQKLQQAMKADWLIFTSQSAVAAFRSKMLRFNVTADVFNGKVAAVGTRTAAALDRLGFEVSFIPSVFSADVFVKQFNPEMSERLHVVFLKGTLAGSLIREELPFHVSEWTVYETKSATNEIDKLSRFILQKSQVSVLFASPSAVDVFSTRIAPKTTWFGFTVCAIGHVTERALLKVGAPVHVKPETYTLVELVHELAKRKGEFN, encoded by the coding sequence ATGCGTAACGCATTACCGTTAGCAGGAGAAACGGTTATTTTCACCGGAACACCAAAATCTGCGGAAGCTGCCGAACTTGTAAAAAAGTACGGTGGCATTCCGGTTTCAATTCCGCTAATTGAAGTGGGAGAAATACAGAAGAAGGCTGATCAGCAAAAGTTGCAACAAGCAATGAAAGCTGATTGGCTCATTTTTACGAGTCAATCAGCAGTTGCAGCGTTCCGTTCAAAAATGTTGCGGTTCAATGTAACGGCTGATGTGTTTAACGGAAAAGTTGCCGCAGTCGGAACTCGGACAGCAGCTGCATTAGATCGACTCGGTTTTGAAGTATCTTTCATTCCAAGCGTGTTTAGTGCAGATGTTTTTGTCAAACAGTTTAATCCGGAAATGTCAGAGCGATTACACGTGGTCTTTTTGAAAGGCACTCTCGCTGGCAGTTTGATTCGTGAGGAGTTGCCGTTTCATGTTTCAGAATGGACAGTCTATGAGACTAAAAGTGCAACGAATGAAATAGATAAATTGAGTCGTTTTATACTTCAAAAAAGTCAGGTGTCCGTGTTGTTCGCAAGTCCGTCGGCGGTGGATGTGTTTTCTACACGTATTGCACCGAAAACGACGTGGTTTGGTTTCACGGTTTGTGCAATCGGACATGTTACGGAACGTGCACTGTTAAAAGTGGGTGCACCTGTTCACGTCAAGCCGGAAACGTATACATTAGTCGAGCTAGTCCATGAGCTGGCCAAACGAAAGGGAGAATTCAATTGA
- the hemC gene encoding hydroxymethylbilane synthase, protein MRKIIVGSRRSKLALTQTKWFIEQMKQAGAPFEFEVKEIVTKGDQILDVMLSKVGGKGLFVKEIQQALFDKEIDFAVHSMKDMPAVIPDGLTVGCIPKRVDPRDAYIANDHVRFMDLPVGAVVGTSSLRRSSQLLMLRPDIEIKWIRGNIDTRLRKLQDGEFDAILLAAAGLKRMGWDDNIVTEHLSIEDCIPAVGQGALAIECREDDTELLDELAKLTDESTWIELQAERTFLNEMDGSCQVPIGGFAKFDGNEVEMTGFIASPDAIQVFRETVKGTDPVAVGKEVSRILRDQGAAEVIEKVKAEMDA, encoded by the coding sequence GTGAGAAAAATTATTGTAGGTTCACGTAGAAGTAAGCTGGCGTTAACTCAAACGAAATGGTTCATTGAACAAATGAAGCAGGCAGGTGCACCATTTGAGTTTGAAGTGAAAGAGATTGTGACGAAAGGTGATCAAATCTTGGACGTCATGTTGTCAAAAGTTGGCGGTAAAGGGTTATTCGTAAAAGAAATCCAGCAAGCATTGTTTGATAAAGAAATTGATTTTGCCGTACATAGCATGAAAGATATGCCAGCGGTAATTCCAGACGGTTTGACTGTTGGCTGTATCCCTAAACGCGTAGATCCACGAGATGCATACATCGCAAACGACCATGTTCGCTTCATGGATTTACCAGTTGGAGCGGTTGTCGGAACATCAAGTCTTCGTCGTAGCTCACAGTTATTGATGTTGCGCCCAGATATAGAAATCAAGTGGATACGCGGCAATATTGACACACGTCTACGTAAGCTCCAAGATGGTGAATTTGATGCAATCCTCTTAGCAGCTGCAGGACTCAAGCGTATGGGCTGGGATGACAACATCGTCACAGAACACCTATCGATTGAAGATTGTATTCCAGCAGTTGGACAAGGTGCATTAGCGATTGAGTGTCGTGAAGACGATACAGAATTACTGGATGAACTAGCGAAATTAACAGATGAGAGCACATGGATTGAGCTACAGGCTGAGCGCACGTTCCTTAATGAAATGGATGGTTCTTGCCAGGTACCAATCGGAGGATTTGCAAAGTTTGATGGTAATGAAGTGGAAATGACTGGTTTCATTGCGTCTCCTGATGCAATTCAAGTGTTCCGTGAAACGGTGAAAGGAACAGATCCTGTTGCAGTCGGTAAGGAAGTCAGTAGAATTTTACGTGACCAAGGTGCTGCTGAAGTAATCGAGAAAGTGAAGGCGGAAATGGATGCGTAA
- the ccsA gene encoding cytochrome c biogenesis protein CcsA produces MVDLTVARLQEVMIVLYALSLVFYLIDYLKKSKNFQRIAFWLIVTVWVTQTAILSLYIIQMKRFPVLSLVEGIYFYVWLLVTLSIVFQLIYKVNFMVFFTNIIGFVFLMIHVFSNLKYTASTVGDSLISEVLFVHITSAILSYAVFALAFVFAVLYLIVYNVLKSKKFGKRFSSLPNLHQTMVGMKMSIYTGIPILFVSLLFGVQWAYVALEHWSPFDVKIMGSFAVLLIYSSVIYFNYKGKLQSVEFAWMTIFAFLLTVVNFFLGSTLSQFHLWI; encoded by the coding sequence ATGGTTGATTTAACCGTCGCAAGGCTCCAGGAAGTCATGATTGTTCTTTATGCCCTCAGTCTTGTTTTTTACTTAATTGATTACTTGAAGAAGTCAAAAAATTTTCAACGGATTGCTTTTTGGCTGATCGTTACCGTATGGGTTACACAAACTGCGATTTTATCCCTTTACATTATTCAGATGAAGCGCTTTCCGGTATTATCGCTAGTTGAAGGTATTTATTTTTATGTATGGTTGCTGGTCACATTATCTATCGTGTTCCAGTTGATTTATAAAGTGAATTTCATGGTATTTTTCACGAATATTATTGGATTTGTATTTTTAATGATTCATGTCTTTTCCAATTTGAAATATACAGCTTCCACTGTTGGTGATTCACTTATTTCAGAAGTGTTATTTGTTCATATTACATCAGCAATCCTCTCGTATGCGGTGTTCGCGTTAGCATTTGTTTTCGCGGTATTATATTTGATTGTTTATAACGTTTTAAAAAGTAAGAAGTTTGGAAAACGCTTTTCCAGTCTACCTAATTTGCATCAGACGATGGTTGGAATGAAAATGTCGATCTATACCGGCATTCCGATTTTATTCGTCAGTTTATTATTCGGTGTTCAATGGGCGTATGTAGCGCTTGAACATTGGTCTCCTTTTGATGTGAAAATTATGGGGTCATTTGCAGTATTACTCATCTATTCTTCCGTTATTTATTTCAACTATAAGGGAAAGCTCCAATCAGTGGAGTTTGCCTGGATGACGATATTTGCATTTCTCTTAACGGTCGTTAATTTCTTTTTGGGCAGTACGCTGTCACAATTTCATTTATGGATATAA
- the hemA gene encoding glutamyl-tRNA reductase, with translation MYTVVVGVNHRTAPVEIREKLSFVEADLPQAMQTLQQQKSILENIIISTCNRTEIYAVVDQIHTGRYYIKKFLADWFSIPIEEFSSHLIIHEEDGAVEHLLRVTAGIDSMVLGETQILGQVRSSFFAAQNIGTTGTVFNELFKQAITTAKKAHTDTAIGENAVSVSYAAVELGRKIFGSLKDKHIAILGAGTMGELAVKNLQGSGVGKITVINRTFSKAEILAAKFNGEAKSMQELQCLLLEADILISSTGATEYVIDYELMDFVERLRKGKPLFMVDIAVPRDLDPKIGELSSVFLYDIDDLQGIVEANLAERKRAADEIGLMIEQEVVAFKEWLTTLGVVPMISALRKKASRIQSETMLSIENKMPDLTEREKKVLNKHTKSIINQLLKEPILQAKELSTDKKAAEKLALFEQIFGISEDVVTEKEQLAFQAKERLQKRADQKTDGVDVTNVHYQH, from the coding sequence ATGTATACAGTCGTTGTCGGTGTTAATCACCGAACCGCCCCTGTCGAAATTAGAGAGAAGCTATCATTCGTCGAGGCTGATTTGCCACAAGCGATGCAAACATTGCAACAGCAAAAGAGCATCTTGGAAAACATCATTATTTCTACTTGTAACCGTACTGAAATCTATGCGGTAGTTGATCAGATTCATACAGGACGATATTATATAAAAAAATTCCTTGCTGATTGGTTTTCTATTCCCATCGAGGAATTTTCGAGTCACTTAATTATTCATGAAGAAGATGGTGCAGTGGAACATTTATTACGTGTAACTGCAGGCATTGATTCAATGGTACTTGGTGAAACGCAAATTTTAGGACAAGTGCGCAGTAGTTTTTTCGCCGCGCAAAACATTGGTACAACGGGTACCGTATTCAATGAATTATTTAAACAAGCAATTACGACAGCGAAGAAAGCACATACCGACACAGCAATTGGTGAAAATGCTGTGTCAGTTTCCTATGCGGCAGTAGAACTGGGGAGAAAAATTTTCGGTTCACTTAAGGATAAGCATATTGCTATTCTTGGTGCAGGTACAATGGGCGAATTAGCAGTCAAGAACTTGCAGGGGAGCGGTGTTGGGAAGATTACTGTAATCAACCGAACATTCTCTAAAGCAGAAATTCTGGCGGCGAAATTTAATGGTGAAGCGAAATCTATGCAAGAGTTGCAGTGTTTATTACTTGAAGCAGACATTTTAATCAGCTCCACTGGCGCTACTGAATATGTCATCGATTATGAATTGATGGATTTTGTAGAGAGACTGCGTAAAGGCAAGCCGTTATTCATGGTGGATATCGCTGTGCCACGTGATCTTGATCCGAAAATCGGTGAACTAAGCAGTGTATTCTTGTATGATATCGATGATCTGCAAGGCATCGTCGAAGCGAATTTGGCTGAACGTAAGCGTGCGGCTGATGAAATCGGTCTGATGATTGAACAAGAAGTCGTTGCTTTTAAAGAATGGTTAACAACGCTTGGTGTTGTGCCAATGATTTCTGCATTGCGCAAGAAGGCAAGTCGTATACAGAGCGAAACGATGCTTAGTATCGAAAATAAAATGCCAGATTTAACAGAACGTGAAAAGAAAGTTCTAAATAAGCATACAAAATCAATTATTAATCAATTATTAAAAGAACCTATTTTACAGGCTAAAGAATTATCTACTGATAAAAAAGCAGCAGAGAAACTCGCACTTTTTGAACAAATCTTTGGAATTTCCGAAGATGTCGTAACAGAAAAGGAACAGCTGGCATTCCAAGCAAAAGAACGTCTTCAAAAACGCGCTGATCAAAAAACAGATGGTGTGGATGTGACGAACGTACATTATCAACACTAA
- the yihA gene encoding ribosome biogenesis GTP-binding protein YihA/YsxC, whose protein sequence is MKVHNVEMIMSAVRPEQYPTEGYPEFALAGRSNVGKSSFINKMIGRKSLARTSSKPGKTQTLNFYKIEEKLFFVDVPGYGYAKVSKTEKEKWGGMIEQYITSREELRAVVQIVDLRHPPTKDDCMMHDFLSHYNIPTIVVATKADKIPKGKWEKHKKVVRTTFNMEIHEPLILFSSEKGMGMDEAWREIESRM, encoded by the coding sequence ATGAAAGTCCATAACGTTGAAATGATTATGAGTGCCGTTCGTCCTGAACAATATCCAACAGAAGGTTATCCTGAATTTGCGTTAGCCGGTCGTTCGAATGTAGGGAAATCTTCCTTCATTAATAAAATGATCGGGCGCAAAAGTTTAGCACGTACATCTTCAAAGCCAGGAAAGACCCAAACACTCAATTTTTATAAAATTGAAGAAAAGTTATTTTTCGTCGACGTACCAGGGTACGGCTATGCGAAAGTGTCAAAAACAGAAAAAGAAAAATGGGGCGGTATGATTGAACAATATATTACGTCCCGAGAAGAATTACGTGCAGTAGTGCAGATTGTTGATTTACGTCATCCACCGACAAAAGACGATTGCATGATGCATGATTTTCTTTCCCATTACAATATCCCGACGATTGTCGTGGCGACAAAAGCGGATAAAATACCTAAAGGTAAATGGGAGAAGCATAAGAAAGTTGTGCGTACAACATTTAACATGGAAATACACGAGCCGCTCATCCTGTTTTCATCTGAAAAAGGCATGGGTATGGATGAAGCATGGCGCGAAATTGAAAGTCGCATGTAA